In Xiphophorus maculatus strain JP 163 A chromosome 18, X_maculatus-5.0-male, whole genome shotgun sequence, a single genomic region encodes these proteins:
- the rsf1 gene encoding remodeling and spacing factor 1 isoform X2, with product MAAPAVARSSGPPLCPSFAEVCSFLERYGAALDLPELTFPQIERYLRDTTAVPKPLVELHVKLLRKLGRSVTTDRWEKYLAKVCQELNSTWAWELEQKGYQEMSMECKSSILKYLCECQFDDNLKFKMVVNDEDPEKMRLQPIGRDQQGLMYWLQLDQEQNIRLYTEEQDDLDGSTWKCIVRTRNDLAEALELLKAQIESSQSQDQDQNQNQAGTRSASPAERDTTNKNDGINSIKLPKASEEENDNKTTNPVTEKMQVIKEEEVKQENTEPKMEEKTAAFDNRVSTITAVKAEPRDADGPKNAVSVLIAPGAALLKLNKEDEAERAAVRSNQQAKIPLKKRDLKLAGCFQTNHLNNASSSIIVCNPSVINSKDCRGRDGKPTNSLELQGSPASCLQQVITSRQELTNGRAPHPPPRDGHNGVIGQVGVIGHVGVIRSPPELHRAPEENGPKSEPSGVKAGEEVSRQSVLVRKGPPEQDATAAAALPAHPIPPLTDQKSDLTEIKGESVGFSSQMTVNDQSSGQPEENRNVKEEPGINSALNSGASGKGDSEPQKAEKLNKMIQQEQGVNGGLVSVVKLKKIGFVSEQKRVPLEEASSELQKEGIRLKIKIPPHRRNKLRRKEGKEEMKTREGQKEGRPLRRSARICRSSALPNCRPSSKAAESQRKKPQKKQTPPARTRDEEEVDEEEDDEEQNSPSTKNQKHELAGKFSKRRGKRRHGRPRWTNVRPKRHKPNEEEEEEEGGWKKRGEEEKEGSGSEEELSKSEEIPTEDACTHCGLPNHPELILLCDSCDQGYHTACLRPPLMLIPDGEWFCPPCQHKMLCEKLEEQLQNLDSALKKKERAERRRERLVYVGISVENIIPEGDVEEEEEEEEEKSTKKKDPKKTKNLGRRSTRTRKHISYRFDDFDDAIDEAIEEDIRDLCSGAETGKEIPSVVSEGVKENQRPIRTQSRTARNKKRRRLNDLESDSTAIESEEEFMLSNSSEEEEFAASGADDGEEDDEDAGSDGGSWDRGARPKRGTRGTPKFKPRMPQRRGRKRRRRRSSEEEEETDVEMDSDRFSDMTDSDADRKRRGLRRGQRQQVNYRETSESSDNSRTLAQRPPVKRRGRPRKEHFSSDYSDVSASSRDSEDDDDDNDEEEDGRRRVDKRRRRGAEEEELRSGRTRKKRKRYEDEKDEEGGRRLKRRQLRREDEDDDGRKRRTERDEEDPERMGRGKRREMLSQQRRKLLAQMLKKRRPSTDEDESDSDDSQSSSGDDRPIRKRLNRIDSDDDEDERRVDTDDEDEGQKRKKSEHKSDGGAQEKGRSLSPSNGHQTSRDAERRERHNGPMHPAEDEEEEEDEEEEEEDEGQSDSLNSAQNSPRS from the exons ATGGCTGCTCCGGCGGTGGCGAGAAGCTCCGGCCCGCCGCTTTGCCCGAGCTTCGCGGAGGTATGTTCGTTTCTGGAGCGCTACGGAGCAGCGTTGGACCTCCCCGAGCTGACTTTCCCGCAGATAGAGAGGTATCTGCGTGACACGACGGCAG TTCCTAAACCGTTGGTGGAGCTCCATGTGAAGCTGCTCAGAAAGCTGGGGAGGTCCGTGACCACAGACCGCTGGGAAAAGTACCTGGCTAAG GTTTGCCAGGAGCTGAACAGCACATGGGCCTGGGAGTTGGAGCAGAAAGGTTACCAGGAGATGTCGATGGAGTGCAAGTCGAGCATCCTCAAG TATCTGTGTGAGTGTCAGTTTGACGACAACCTGAAGTTCAAGATGGTGGTCAACGATGAGGACCCCGAGAAGATGCGTCTGCAGCCCATCGGTCGGGACCAGCAGGGCCTGATGTACTGGCTCCAGCTGGACCAGGAGCAGAACATCCGGCTCTACACAGAGGAGCAGGACGATCTGGACGGATCCACCTGGAAGTGCATCGTCCGGACCCGGAACGACCTGGCCGAGGCTCTGGAGCTGCTGAAGGCTCAGATTGAGTCCAGTCAGAGTCAGGATCAggaccaaaaccagaaccaggctggaACCAGGAGCGCCAGCCCTGCAGAAAGAGACACGA CAAATAAAAACGATGGAATCAACAGCATCAAACTCCCCAAAGcttcagaggaagaaaatgacaaCAAGACGACCAATCCAGTGACAGAAAAGATGCAAG TAATAAAGGAAGAGGAGgtaaagcaggaaaacactgaaCCCAAGATGGAGGAGAAGACGGCTGCCTTCGATAACCGCGTCAGCACCATCACCGCCGTCAAAGCTGAGCCCAGGGACGCAGACGGACCTAAAAACGCCGTGTCCGTCCTCATCGCGCCCGGCGCCGCTCTGTTGAAGCTGAACAAGGAAGACGAAGCGGAGAGGGCCGCCGTCCGGAGCAACCAGCAGGCAAAAATACCACTGAAGAAGAGGGACCTGAAGCTGGCCGGCTGCTTCCAGACCAACCACCTGAacaacgccagcagcagcatcatcgTCTGCAATCCCTCCGTGATCAACAGCAAGGACTGTCGGGGGAGAGACGGGAAGCCGACCAACTCGTTAGAACTGCAAGGAAGCCCGGCGTCCTGTCTGCAGCAAGTCATCACCTCCAGGCAGGAGCTGACCAATGGGAGAGCGCCTCACCCGCCTCCCAGAGACGGGCATAACGGCGTCATCGGTCAGGTCGGAGTCATCGGTCACGTCGGCGTCATCCGCAGCCCACCTGAGCTCCACAGAGCTCCGGAGGAAAACGGGCCGAAGTCGGAACCAAGCGGCGTGAAGGCTGGAGAGGAAGTGAGCCGGCAGTCGGTTCTGGTTAGGAAGGGACCGCCTGAGCAAGAcgccaccgccgccgccgcacTTCCTGCTCATCCAATCCCACCGCTAACGGACCAGAAATCGGATCTTACAGAGATAAAAGGAGAATCTGTTGGTTTCTCCTCTCAGATGACGGTAAATGACCAAAGCAGCGGTCAACCGGAGGAGAACCGAAACGTCAAGGAGGAACCTGGAATAAACTCAG cgtTAAACTCAGGAGCGTCTGGAAAAGGAGACTCTGAAcctcaaaaagcagaaaagctgAATAAGATGATCCAGCAGGAACAAGGGGTGAACGGCGGGCTGGTCAGCGTCGTCAAACTTAAGAAGATCGGGTTTGTTTCGGAACAGAAGAGGGTTCCACTGGAGGAAGCGTCTTCCGAACTCCAGAAAGAAGGAATCCGGCTGAAGATCAAGATCCCACCGCACCGGAGAAACAAATTACggagaaaagaaggaaaggagGAGATGAAAACCCGAGAGGGGCAGAAAGAAGGGAGGCCGCTGAGGAGATCTGCACGGATCTGCAG ATCATCTGCTTTGCCAAACTGCAGGCCAAGCTCGAAGGCGGCAGAGAGCCAGAGAAAGAAACCGCAAAAGAAACAGACGCCGCCTGCCAGAACGAGGGATGAAGAAGAGGTggatgaggaagaggacgaTGAGGAGCAGAACTCACCTTCAACAAAGAACCAAAAACACGAACTCGCTGGAAAATTTAGCAAGCGAAGG GGCAAACGAAGACACGGGCGACCACGATGGACCAATGTTCGCCCCAAGAGACACAAACcaaatgaggaggaggaagaggaggaaggcgGGTGGAAGAAacgaggagaggaggagaaagaaggaAGCGGCTCAGAGGAGGAGTTGAGTAAATCTGAGGAGATTCCCACTGAGGATGCCTGCACTCACTGTGGCCTGCCCAACCACCCAGAACTG ATCCTGCTGTGTGACTCGTGTGATCAGGGATACCACACCGCCTGTCTGCGGCCGCCGCTCATGCTGATCCCAGATGGAGAATGGTTCTGTCCACCTTGCCAACAT AAGATGCTGTGTGAGAAActggaggagcagctgcagaaccTGGACAGCGCTCTGAAGAAGAAGGAACGGGCAGAGCGGAG GAGGGAACGGCTGGTTTACGTCGGCATCAGTGTGGAGAACATCATTCCT gagGGAGAtgtggaagaggaggaggaggaggaggaagagaaatcTACCAAGAAAAAAGATccaaaaaagaccaaaaaccTGGGGAGGAGATCAACCAGGACCAGGAAACACATCAGCTACAG GTTTGATGATTTCGATGACGCCATCGATGAGGCCATAGAGGAGGACATCAGGGATCTCTGCAGTG GAGCAGAAACGGGGAAAGAGATCCCCTCCGTTGTGTCCGAGGGCGTGAAGGAGAACCAGCGGCCAATCAGAACCCAGAGCCGCACCGCCAGGAACAAGAAGAGACGGCGGCTGAACGACCTGGAGAGCGACAGCACGGCGATAGAGAGCGAAGAAGAGTTTATGCTCAGCAACAG CTCGGAGGAAGAAGAATTCGCCGCTTCGGGTGCCGACGACGGCGAGGAGGACGATGAAGACGCAGGCAGCGACGGCGGCAGCTGGGACAGAGGCGCGCGTCCCAAACGGGGCACGAGAGGGACGCCTAAATTCAAACCCAGGATGCCCCAACGCCGGGGCAGGAAACGGCGGCGGAGGCGGTCcagcgaggaggaggaagagacggATGTAGAGATGG aTTCAGATCGGTTCAGCGACATGACGGACAGTGACGCAGACAGGAAGAGGCGTGGCCTGAGGCGGGGCCAGCGCCAGCAGGTGAACTACCGCGAAACATCGGAGTCGTCCGACAACTCCAGGACGTTGGCCCAGCGGCCGCCGGTGAAACGGCGCGGCCGACCGCGGAAGGAGCATTTCTCCAGCGACTACAGCGACG tttccGCTTCCTCGAGAGATTCTGAGGATGATGACGATGACAatgatgaggaggaagatggCCGGCGGAGAGTggacaagagaagaagaagaggagcggaggaggaggaactcCGGAGCGGCAGGACGAGAAAAAAGCGGAAAAGATACGAAGATGAGAAGGACGAGGAAGGAGGGCGGCGGCTGAAGAGGAGGCAGCTGAGGAgggaggatgaagatgatgatgggaggaagaggaggacggaGAGAGACGAAGAGGATCCGGAGCGGATGGGCCgggggaagaggagggagaTGCTTTCGCAGCAGCGCCGCAAACTCCTCGCTCAGATGCTGAAGAAACGCCGGCCGTCCACCGACGAAGACGAGTCCGACTCGGACGATTCTCAGTCTTCATCGGGAGACGACCGCCCAATCCGCAAGAGACTCAACCGCATCGACTCCGATGACGACGAGGACGAGAGGCGCGTCGATACGGACGACGAAGACGAAGGACAGAAGAGGAAAAAGTCGGAGCACAAAAGCGACGGCGGCGCTCAGGAAAAGGGGCGGAGCCTGTCTCCATCAAACGGACACCAGACCTCCAGAGACGCTGAGAGACGGGAGAGACACAACGGCCCCATGCATCCCGccgaagatgaggaggaggaagaggacgaggaggaggaggaggaggatgaaggccAGTCGGACTCATTGAACTCTGCCCAGAACAGCCCGCGGTCATGA
- the rsf1 gene encoding remodeling and spacing factor 1 isoform X3, translating into MAAPAVARSSGPPLCPSFAEVCSFLERYGAALDLPELTFPQIERYLRDTTAVPKPLVELHVKLLRKLGRSVTTDRWEKYLAKVCQELNSTWAWELEQKGYQEMSMECKSSILKYLCECQFDDNLKFKMVVNDEDPEKMRLQPIGRDQQGLMYWLQLDQEQNIRLYTEEQDDLDGSTWKCIVRTRNDLAEALELLKAQIESSQSQDQDQNQNQAGTRSASPAERDTSTTGKSETNKNDGINSIKLPKASEEENDNKTTNPVTEKMQVIKEEEVKQENTEPKMEEKTAAFDNRVSTITAVKAEPRDADGPKNAVSVLIAPGAALLKLNKEDEAERAAVRSNQQAKIPLKKRDLKLAGCFQTNHLNNASSSIIVCNPSVINSKDCRGRDGKPTNSLELQGSPASCLQQVITSRQELTNGRAPHPPPRDGHNGVIGQVGVIGHVGVIRSPPELHRAPEENGPKSEPSGVKAGEEVSRQSVLVRKGPPEQDATAAAALPAHPIPPLTDQKSDLTEIKGESVGFSSQMTVNDQSSGQPEENRNVKEEPGINSALNSGASGKGDSEPQKAEKLNKMIQQEQGVNGGLVSVVKLKKIGFVSEQKRVPLEEASSELQKEGIRLKIKIPPHRRNKLRRKEGKEEMKTREGQKEGRPLRRSARICRPSSKAAESQRKKPQKKQTPPARTRDEEEVDEEEDDEEQNSPSTKNQKHELAGKFSKRRGKRRHGRPRWTNVRPKRHKPNEEEEEEEGGWKKRGEEEKEGSGSEEELSKSEEIPTEDACTHCGLPNHPELILLCDSCDQGYHTACLRPPLMLIPDGEWFCPPCQHKMLCEKLEEQLQNLDSALKKKERAERRRERLVYVGISVENIIPEGDVEEEEEEEEEKSTKKKDPKKTKNLGRRSTRTRKHISYRFDDFDDAIDEAIEEDIRDLCSGAETGKEIPSVVSEGVKENQRPIRTQSRTARNKKRRRLNDLESDSTAIESEEEFMLSNSSEEEEFAASGADDGEEDDEDAGSDGGSWDRGARPKRGTRGTPKFKPRMPQRRGRKRRRRRSSEEEEETDVEMDSDRFSDMTDSDADRKRRGLRRGQRQQVNYRETSESSDNSRTLAQRPPVKRRGRPRKEHFSSDYSDVSASSRDSEDDDDDNDEEEDGRRRVDKRRRRGAEEEELRSGRTRKKRKRYEDEKDEEGGRRLKRRQLRREDEDDDGRKRRTERDEEDPERMGRGKRREMLSQQRRKLLAQMLKKRRPSTDEDESDSDDSQSSSGDDRPIRKRLNRIDSDDDEDERRVDTDDEDEGQKRKKSEHKSDGGAQEKGRSLSPSNGHQTSRDAERRERHNGPMHPAEDEEEEEDEEEEEEDEGQSDSLNSAQNSPRS; encoded by the exons ATGGCTGCTCCGGCGGTGGCGAGAAGCTCCGGCCCGCCGCTTTGCCCGAGCTTCGCGGAGGTATGTTCGTTTCTGGAGCGCTACGGAGCAGCGTTGGACCTCCCCGAGCTGACTTTCCCGCAGATAGAGAGGTATCTGCGTGACACGACGGCAG TTCCTAAACCGTTGGTGGAGCTCCATGTGAAGCTGCTCAGAAAGCTGGGGAGGTCCGTGACCACAGACCGCTGGGAAAAGTACCTGGCTAAG GTTTGCCAGGAGCTGAACAGCACATGGGCCTGGGAGTTGGAGCAGAAAGGTTACCAGGAGATGTCGATGGAGTGCAAGTCGAGCATCCTCAAG TATCTGTGTGAGTGTCAGTTTGACGACAACCTGAAGTTCAAGATGGTGGTCAACGATGAGGACCCCGAGAAGATGCGTCTGCAGCCCATCGGTCGGGACCAGCAGGGCCTGATGTACTGGCTCCAGCTGGACCAGGAGCAGAACATCCGGCTCTACACAGAGGAGCAGGACGATCTGGACGGATCCACCTGGAAGTGCATCGTCCGGACCCGGAACGACCTGGCCGAGGCTCTGGAGCTGCTGAAGGCTCAGATTGAGTCCAGTCAGAGTCAGGATCAggaccaaaaccagaaccaggctggaACCAGGAGCGCCAGCCCTGCAGAAAGAGACACGAGTACGACGGGGAAATCAGAGA CAAATAAAAACGATGGAATCAACAGCATCAAACTCCCCAAAGcttcagaggaagaaaatgacaaCAAGACGACCAATCCAGTGACAGAAAAGATGCAAG TAATAAAGGAAGAGGAGgtaaagcaggaaaacactgaaCCCAAGATGGAGGAGAAGACGGCTGCCTTCGATAACCGCGTCAGCACCATCACCGCCGTCAAAGCTGAGCCCAGGGACGCAGACGGACCTAAAAACGCCGTGTCCGTCCTCATCGCGCCCGGCGCCGCTCTGTTGAAGCTGAACAAGGAAGACGAAGCGGAGAGGGCCGCCGTCCGGAGCAACCAGCAGGCAAAAATACCACTGAAGAAGAGGGACCTGAAGCTGGCCGGCTGCTTCCAGACCAACCACCTGAacaacgccagcagcagcatcatcgTCTGCAATCCCTCCGTGATCAACAGCAAGGACTGTCGGGGGAGAGACGGGAAGCCGACCAACTCGTTAGAACTGCAAGGAAGCCCGGCGTCCTGTCTGCAGCAAGTCATCACCTCCAGGCAGGAGCTGACCAATGGGAGAGCGCCTCACCCGCCTCCCAGAGACGGGCATAACGGCGTCATCGGTCAGGTCGGAGTCATCGGTCACGTCGGCGTCATCCGCAGCCCACCTGAGCTCCACAGAGCTCCGGAGGAAAACGGGCCGAAGTCGGAACCAAGCGGCGTGAAGGCTGGAGAGGAAGTGAGCCGGCAGTCGGTTCTGGTTAGGAAGGGACCGCCTGAGCAAGAcgccaccgccgccgccgcacTTCCTGCTCATCCAATCCCACCGCTAACGGACCAGAAATCGGATCTTACAGAGATAAAAGGAGAATCTGTTGGTTTCTCCTCTCAGATGACGGTAAATGACCAAAGCAGCGGTCAACCGGAGGAGAACCGAAACGTCAAGGAGGAACCTGGAATAAACTCAG cgtTAAACTCAGGAGCGTCTGGAAAAGGAGACTCTGAAcctcaaaaagcagaaaagctgAATAAGATGATCCAGCAGGAACAAGGGGTGAACGGCGGGCTGGTCAGCGTCGTCAAACTTAAGAAGATCGGGTTTGTTTCGGAACAGAAGAGGGTTCCACTGGAGGAAGCGTCTTCCGAACTCCAGAAAGAAGGAATCCGGCTGAAGATCAAGATCCCACCGCACCGGAGAAACAAATTACggagaaaagaaggaaaggagGAGATGAAAACCCGAGAGGGGCAGAAAGAAGGGAGGCCGCTGAGGAGATCTGCACGGATCTGCAG GCCAAGCTCGAAGGCGGCAGAGAGCCAGAGAAAGAAACCGCAAAAGAAACAGACGCCGCCTGCCAGAACGAGGGATGAAGAAGAGGTggatgaggaagaggacgaTGAGGAGCAGAACTCACCTTCAACAAAGAACCAAAAACACGAACTCGCTGGAAAATTTAGCAAGCGAAGG GGCAAACGAAGACACGGGCGACCACGATGGACCAATGTTCGCCCCAAGAGACACAAACcaaatgaggaggaggaagaggaggaaggcgGGTGGAAGAAacgaggagaggaggagaaagaaggaAGCGGCTCAGAGGAGGAGTTGAGTAAATCTGAGGAGATTCCCACTGAGGATGCCTGCACTCACTGTGGCCTGCCCAACCACCCAGAACTG ATCCTGCTGTGTGACTCGTGTGATCAGGGATACCACACCGCCTGTCTGCGGCCGCCGCTCATGCTGATCCCAGATGGAGAATGGTTCTGTCCACCTTGCCAACAT AAGATGCTGTGTGAGAAActggaggagcagctgcagaaccTGGACAGCGCTCTGAAGAAGAAGGAACGGGCAGAGCGGAG GAGGGAACGGCTGGTTTACGTCGGCATCAGTGTGGAGAACATCATTCCT gagGGAGAtgtggaagaggaggaggaggaggaggaagagaaatcTACCAAGAAAAAAGATccaaaaaagaccaaaaaccTGGGGAGGAGATCAACCAGGACCAGGAAACACATCAGCTACAG GTTTGATGATTTCGATGACGCCATCGATGAGGCCATAGAGGAGGACATCAGGGATCTCTGCAGTG GAGCAGAAACGGGGAAAGAGATCCCCTCCGTTGTGTCCGAGGGCGTGAAGGAGAACCAGCGGCCAATCAGAACCCAGAGCCGCACCGCCAGGAACAAGAAGAGACGGCGGCTGAACGACCTGGAGAGCGACAGCACGGCGATAGAGAGCGAAGAAGAGTTTATGCTCAGCAACAG CTCGGAGGAAGAAGAATTCGCCGCTTCGGGTGCCGACGACGGCGAGGAGGACGATGAAGACGCAGGCAGCGACGGCGGCAGCTGGGACAGAGGCGCGCGTCCCAAACGGGGCACGAGAGGGACGCCTAAATTCAAACCCAGGATGCCCCAACGCCGGGGCAGGAAACGGCGGCGGAGGCGGTCcagcgaggaggaggaagagacggATGTAGAGATGG aTTCAGATCGGTTCAGCGACATGACGGACAGTGACGCAGACAGGAAGAGGCGTGGCCTGAGGCGGGGCCAGCGCCAGCAGGTGAACTACCGCGAAACATCGGAGTCGTCCGACAACTCCAGGACGTTGGCCCAGCGGCCGCCGGTGAAACGGCGCGGCCGACCGCGGAAGGAGCATTTCTCCAGCGACTACAGCGACG tttccGCTTCCTCGAGAGATTCTGAGGATGATGACGATGACAatgatgaggaggaagatggCCGGCGGAGAGTggacaagagaagaagaagaggagcggaggaggaggaactcCGGAGCGGCAGGACGAGAAAAAAGCGGAAAAGATACGAAGATGAGAAGGACGAGGAAGGAGGGCGGCGGCTGAAGAGGAGGCAGCTGAGGAgggaggatgaagatgatgatgggaggaagaggaggacggaGAGAGACGAAGAGGATCCGGAGCGGATGGGCCgggggaagaggagggagaTGCTTTCGCAGCAGCGCCGCAAACTCCTCGCTCAGATGCTGAAGAAACGCCGGCCGTCCACCGACGAAGACGAGTCCGACTCGGACGATTCTCAGTCTTCATCGGGAGACGACCGCCCAATCCGCAAGAGACTCAACCGCATCGACTCCGATGACGACGAGGACGAGAGGCGCGTCGATACGGACGACGAAGACGAAGGACAGAAGAGGAAAAAGTCGGAGCACAAAAGCGACGGCGGCGCTCAGGAAAAGGGGCGGAGCCTGTCTCCATCAAACGGACACCAGACCTCCAGAGACGCTGAGAGACGGGAGAGACACAACGGCCCCATGCATCCCGccgaagatgaggaggaggaagaggacgaggaggaggaggaggaggatgaaggccAGTCGGACTCATTGAACTCTGCCCAGAACAGCCCGCGGTCATGA